TCCCCATCACAATTGTTCACGGGTCACGAGCCAGACATATCCCATCTTAAGACAATTGGATGTGCCGTCTATGTACCAATTGCACCAACACAGAGAACAAAGATGGATCCTCAAAGGAAGATGGGGATATATGTTGGATATGATTCTCCCTCAATAATTAAGTACGTTGAGCCAACTACGGGTGATTTGTTTAAGGCCAGGTGTGCGGATTGTCACTTTGATGAATCCGACCATCCAACATTAGGGGAAGACAATAATAAGCTGGTAAAAGAAATTACATGGAATCAAACATCCTTATCCTGGCAAGATCCTCGGACTCAGGAATGTCATTTAGAAGTCTAAAAGATAATACATTTACAAAAGCTAGCTAATCAATTGTCAGATTCTTTTGATGACCCAAAGAGAGTAAGAAAGTCATATATACCAGCTGCTAATGCACCAATTCGTATTGATGTTCAAGAGGGACACAATCAAGTTGCTACAGAGTCTAGAACACGTCTGAAACGTGGTAGACCAATAGGTTCCAAAGATAAGAATCCTCGGAAAACAAAGAAAGGTGCTGAATCTGAGGCCGAAACCCTAGACATGGCCGTGGCCGAACCTAATACCCGAGACATAGCCGCGGCCGAACCTAAGGCCCTAGACATGGCCGGTCCTAAGGTGCCAAATAATGATGCTTGGGACGCCAAGCTTCAAGGTACTGGAGGTCCTGATAATAATGAGATATCAATCAATTATGTCTTGTCTGGGATACAGTGGAACAGAAAGAATGTCGACATTGATGATATATTTGCATACAAGCTAGCACTTGAAATCATGGATATAAACAAGGATCATGAACCCACATCTATCTTAGAGTGAACTCAACGATCAGATTGGATTAAATGGAAAGAAGTTATAAACGTGGAGTTAAACTCTTGTAAGAAAAGAGATGTCTTTGGTCCAATAATCCGGACACCTTATGATATCAAACCATTTGGATACAAATGGGTCTTAGTGAGGAAAAGGAATGAACAAGGTGAAATCGTGAGATATAAAGCACGGCTTGTTGCACAAGGATTCTCACAGAGACCAGGAATAGATTATGAGGAGACATAGTCTCCTGTGGTGGATGCTACTACTTTTAGATTCCTAATAATTCTGGCTATAAGAGAGAAATTAGACTTGCGGTTAATGGATGTAGTAACTGCATACTTATATGGTCCACTGGATAATGAGATATATATGAAAGTACCAGAGGGTATTGAATTGAAAAAAAAAATCGAGTTCTCGAGAACAACATTGTATAAAGTTGAACAAATCACTTTATGGATTAAAACAATCAGGTCGAATGTGGTACAATAGACTGAGTGAGTACCTAGTGAAAGAGGGCTATAAGAACGATCCGATCAGCCCATGTATATTCATAAAGAAATTCGGTCAGGGCTTTGTGATCATAGCAGTGTATGTTGATGACCTGGATATTCTAGGAACCTCTGGAGAAATCTCCCAAATAGTTGAATATCTTAAGAAAGAATTCGAGATGAAAGATTTAGGAAAAAAAAAGTTTTTTTTGGGATTACAGATTGAGTACATTAGAGATGGAATCCTTGTGCATCAAATGGCATATACAGAAAAAGTACTCAAACGTTTTAATATGGCCGAGTCTCACCCATTGTCTAGCCCCATGGTCGTGAGATCTCTTGGTCTGGACACAGATCCATTCGGCCCTAAGAAGGACGATGAAGAATTCCTTGGTCCTGAAGTGCCATATCTCAGTGCCATAGGAGCTTTAATGTATCTGGCCAGCCACACTAGGCCAGACATATGTTTTGCCGTGAACCTACTGTCTAGGTTTAGCTCATGTCTGACTCAAAGGCACTGGAACGGGATTAAACATATTCTTCGTTACCTACAAGGAACGAAAGACTTGGGTTTATTTTATCCTAACCAAACCAAAGAAGGGTTAGTTGGTTTTGCTGATGCAGGTTATCTCTCGGATCTGCAAAATGCTCGATCACATACATGCTATGTCTTTACACATGGTGGTACAGCCATATCATGGTGTTCCATGAAGCAAACGATCGCGGCCACATTGTCCAACCATGCGGAGATATTGGCCATTCATGAGGCCAGCCGCAAGTGTGTATGGTTACGGTTCATGACCCAACATATTCGAGTTGATTGTGGGATGTCCGAAGGGAAAGATGCACCAACCATCATGTACGAGGACAATGCCGCATGCATAGCTCAGCTCAAGGACGGTTACATCAAAGGAGACATGACGAAACACATCCGGCCTAAGTTCTTCTTCACGCACGAGTTACAGAAAGCCGGCGAAGTCCAAGTGGTACAAGTGCGTTCAAGTGACAACTCAGCTGATCTATTCACCAAGTCACTTCCAACATCAACATTCAGGAAGCTTACGCATCAGATTGGGATGCGTCGACTGAAAGACCTTCAGTGAGGTATATAACAGGGGGAGTAATACGTGTTGTACTCTTTTTCCTTCACCATGGTTTTGTCCCACTGGGTTTTCCTGATAAGGTTTTAATGAGGCAACATCCAAAGCGTATTACAATCTCTATATGGTTATGACAGCCAAGGGGGAGTGTTATAAACCATATTTGTGGATGTCCATAACCGGCTCGTCCATAACCGGCCCAAGCACTAGAGAGAGAGACGGTGGAGAGAGAGAGAGTCGGCCGTTTTCCTTTTCCTCATAGGCGACTACTTTCCTATTTACATTAAACTTATGATTTGTACTATTTCATTTCTAGTCTTTCCATTATTCTACGACGGTTTATCTCTCTTGTAATTCCCTATATATAAAGGGCACATTATATTTATGATTAATAAGAATACATAACTATTCCCCTAAGTTTCACGGCACACTTGTAAATGTCGTTCTGGTTCTCTTGAATTTTCTGTAGAATTCTAACAACAGTCCTTAATTCTAACTCTCTCTTTTTACAGTGTCTCACATATATATAGACAACCAAGAACTAAATTGCGAAAGTTACATATATTCAACAAAGAAACAAATATGTTCAACAAAAGATTAGGAGTTGTAAAAATAATTTTCCATAAATACCGATATTGTATGCTTCCTAATTATGGAGCTAGCTGACATAAACTAATAAAAAGTTTCAAGTGAACAAGGCTCGATGGATCACAGAACAAGATTGATCTTGATAAATTCTTGTTGCTTAAACACTGCACAATCTTGGGACTCTTATCGCATGATCCAAAGGATAAGGTGATCGAGTTGTCATTTTTCCGGAGGGGCAACCAGCAAAATCATGCCAATTCAAGTTTGATTGAGGACTTGATACTCGCATTACAAACATTTCAAATGCCCAATTTATAATAAGTTATGATCCATCAATTGTTCAAGAAAGATATGTTTATCCAGATTGAATATGATCTATGATTGTATTTTATAACGGTTCCTACAATACATTTATGTGTGTACCAACTACCAATAGTTTTAGAGTCTAGCTTACAGGTTCTGGGCCTACCAAAGAGTTTTGTTATTTGTGAACTTGTTGAACAGTCTAAGTTGAAACATGAAAAGGCCTTCTCAGATCGTCTTATTAATAGAAATACAAAGGGTTCAAATAAAAGGTCAAAGAAACAGAGCAAATCAGGGTTTTTGCTTCAATCACAAACCCCAAAACACAAAGAGATTAAAAGAAAGCCTCAAACCACAAACTCCGGCAGTATCAACCCGGTAATTGCTTAATAAACTGTAGAAAACACAAACTTGAAGCCCCAGAGAACCAGATTCAAGTTATATTATTGTCATATTTCTTCAAGGATTCCAAAGAAGTGTAGTCTCTGCAATCATGGAAGTTACAGTGTAAGGGTCCATGTTGGAAGCTGGCCTCCTATCCTCAAAGTATCCTTTCCCTTCCTTCTCCGTGTCACGTCCTACACGGATTGATGCTCCACGGTTTGCAACACCCTTTTAACAAAGATTCAAAAAAAATTAACACAAAGTTCAGTACACAAAAATGTTATCAACTCTTTAAAAAATTTAAATGTTTACCCATTTGAAAGTGTTGATGTCAGCAGTTTCATGGTGTCCGGTGAGACGACGCTCGTTGCCTTCACCGTAAGCAGAAATGTGCTCCTTGTGTCTCAGTCCGAGCTTATCAATTGCCTTCTTGATTATCTCGTATCCTCCTTCCTCCCTCATCGATTTAGTACTGAAAAAGTCATTTACCATATTTCAGATTTTTTCTTTCCAAAAGAACAAATTATATAACAAGCTTAAGTTGCATGATCCTTTTACCTGTAATTGGTGTGAGCACCAGCTCCGTTCCAGTCACCCGGAATTGGTTTTGGGTCAAAAGATACAACCACACCAGCAATCTCTGTGATCCTCTGTTTTTTAAAACCACCAAAAAATTGTACTCAAGTTTATATTCCATTAGGATAACAACAAGAATTAAGAGTGGATGATGGTTGAATGATACCTCCAAAATGTAACGAGCAATCCACACTTCATCAGCAGCTGAGATACCAACCGATGGTCCGACTTGGAACTCCCACTGTCTCAACAAAAAAAAAAATGATTTGGTCATTACTACATTATGCAAAAAGATTTAATTCTGTTGGATCTTGAAGTTATACCTGACCAGGCATGACTTCTCCATTGATTCCACTGATGTTAATTCCGGCATACAAACAAGCCTTGTAGTGAGCATCAACAATGTCTCTTCCAAAAGATTTGTCAGCTCCAACACTGCAGTAGTATGGTCCCTGAGAAAGATAGTTTTTGTATAAACATTAGAAGCTGAGAACAGAGAATTGAACAAGAACTCTGAAAACGGAATATACCTGAGGGCCGGGGAATCCACCAATGGGCCATCCAACAGGCCACTTCACATCTTTCTGCAACAGAGTGTACTCTTGTTCGATTCCATACCTAGTATGCAGAGCTAAATCAGACCGCAAGAAACCAAAAAAATATATAACGAAAACAGGAACAGGGGAATTTGGGTTAACCATGGCACTTCAGCAACAACATCAGGGTTGCTAAAGATCTGAGCTGCAGCATGTCTCTTGTTCGTAGGGATTGGTTCACCCGCAGGGGTGTAAGTATCACACATGACCTAACCAAACCGATAAAAAACGTTATCATTAACTGCCAAAACAGAACATGCGCAAGAAAACCAAAGTTTAACAACTCACAAGAATGTTGTTGCCTCTACGGAACGGATCTTTGAAAATCGCTTGAGGGCTAAGGAACACAAATAAAAAGGAAGGTTATTAAGCAAAAAAAAATAAAAGATGAGTTTGAAATAGTGATAAAAGTTGAGAAAAGGCCTTACTATAAGATCACTTCACTGTCTTCACCAGGAGCTTGGCCAGTGCTTGAACCATCATAATTCCATTTTGGGAGCTTTGATGGATCGGTCACAGGTCCAGGGAGAGTCTGCAGGTAAACAAAACAGAGAATCAGTAACTCAGTATAGTCAAACTCCTAAGCTTTCTCCGTCTGGGTCAATTTTCCGACAATTTTTTTTTATTTTTCGTCGAGTTAAAGTGAAAAACATATACCCTGGCTTTGCTTCTCATATCCATTCCTGAACCACCAACCCTGTTTTTTTTTTTCAAAAGAAAAAACCAAAATAAGAAAAGACAAAACACATAACTCTTTTTTTGTGTGGTAGAAGATGTAAATATGTAATTACAAAATAATATCTTCTATCTATCTGGATAAGGAAAGAACAAGAACATAAACAAGAATGTGTAAGAAAGAGGCAAGAACGAAGGAGAAAGACGAACCATATGTATTCAGCGATGATTTTCTCAGTGTTGTCTGAGAGGTCAAGGTTAACGAGATCGGTCAGAAGACTCATGGTTACAGAGAAAATGACAAGAAGGTTGTAGTGAAATATACTCAAATCTCGGATAATGTGGTTTTTGGTTTATGAGATGATTTTTTGGAGTTCGTGGTTGTGGGAGTACTTATAGAGAGCAACGAGGGTACCTACAGAGATAGGGAGAGAGAGAGCAGAGCCTCTGTTTTCCAAATATTATTTTTAAATTAAAACCATAAAATATAATAACGCGATTTCTTTTTATCTAACCAATGTATTAAATTGAAGTTATATAGTTTAATGGTGATTATTGTTTTCGTGTCGTCCTTAAATTTGATTATTGACTTTTTACAAAAATTAAAAACAAATAATTATTGACTTATTCCCAAATTACTGTATATTGTACATTTGATATTCAAGTAGGTGGATAATTTATGAGAAGTTATGTATGCGTTGATTTTCTTGTAAGAGTAGCTGAGTAGGTATTCTAGGGTAATAATAACTTTAGCATTATAAAGTAACCGTTCATACTTTTTCTACGAGGTTGGCCTAATAGGCGAGGAAAAATAGAAACCATTTTTTTTTTCATCGATTTTTGACCAAAAATGTTTTGTAAATAATTAGCGTTTGTGGAAAAAATTAGACTTACAAAAGTCCGAATGATAAATATAAAATATCAAATGGATGAAAATCAAAGTATAATAGACGTATAATTAACTTATTATAGAAGTAAAAATATAAGAGCAGAAGACGGTGAAAATAAAAATATCAAATGAATGAAACAGGATAAATATGATTAGCATATAATAGAGGTAATCTCATAGTTCAAAAAATAATAAGGTAGATCATATATTTACAAAGAAATATACGCAAAACTTATTATAGACGTTAAAATATAAGAGCAGAAGACGGTGAAAATAAAAATATCAAATGAATGAAACAGGATAAATATGATTAGCATATAATAGAGGTAATCCCATAGTTCAAAAAATAATAAGGTAGATCATATATTTACAAAGAAATATACGCAAAACTTATTATAGACGTTAAAATATAAGAGCAGAAGACGGTGAAAATAAAAATATCAAATGAATGAAACAGGATAAATATGATTAGCATATAATAGAGGTAATCCCATAGTTCAAAAAATAATAAGGTAGATCATATATTTACAAAGAAATATACGCAAAACTAATGTACTCCAAAACACACAAAAAAAAAATGAATTTGATACTGTTTTATTTTTACTTATAAAAAAGAAGCAATCGGTTGAAAACCCAAAAAAAAAGAGAATACCTGTGATTTGACTAATTTGTATCTATGGAATAAGGTAGAAGATTGTGGGATTTAGGATATGAGGCTAATTATGATAAAAGTGCTGTGTAGAGAGCGCAATTTCTCTATAAAAAATACAATACAAGCGCATAATTTGCTGACTGGAAAATGCATTGGAGGAGACTTCCCCTTTGAAAACACCAACAATAAAAGCTTTGACGTCATCATTTTTCATATAAATTAATATTCTTCATTTTCATCATCTTACATTATAATTTTTTTTTTGTTAAATTAATATTATATTATTGAAAATGATTAGTGGAAAATCTAGTTATACGAAATGAGCCATATATTCTTTGTAAAGCTATCAGAAAACTAAATAAAATTCAAATGATTAAATAAAATAGAAAATAAATAAATGAAATTAAAATACATTAATTTAATAGCGGTGTTCAATCCGGATATCGTTTCGGTTTGGGTTCGGTTTTTTCGGGTTTTCGGTATTTCAGTTAGTAAAATATAAGTATCATTCTAAATCTATATTTACTTCGGTTCGGTTTATATACCGTCGGTTTTCGGTTTATTCGGTTTTAAACCAAAACATAATTATTTAGTGTGGGATCATATTATATAAATTTTAGAGTCATATTGTCATCGCAGTCATTTATTAAAAATATATTATATTTTCAAATAAAAGAACAAAAAAACCACGCTTATACCTTCAGATGAAATAATCAAATCTAGAATTAAAATCAAAGCTTTAAATTTTGAAAATAAAAATAAAAAAAAAAACAAAAAAGAAATATGAAAGAAAAGTTTTTCCACTCTTCCATATTTAGTGTTCATCAAAGTCATGCTTCTTCGAGTGAAACTATGTTCGTTTATAAATAAGAAAAAAGTTGTTACAAATTTTTTCTAGTTATTATCCATCAAATTTATAACATTAACTTCAGTTTAATCAATGCTAAAAGAAATCAAAATGATTAAAAGAAGAACTAAGAAAATAAGAAGCCTCAGTTGCGATGAATTGTTATTTAATTATATTTTAAGTATTTTTCAAATTAGGATTCTTTATTACTATAAAAAATATGGTATTAATTATTAACAAAAAAATAACTTATATAACAAATAGATTTTCATGTGACGTTATAAAATATGTACATATTTATATCTTTCTATTTTTGATCGGTTTTGTTCGGTTTATTCGGTTTAATCAGTTATAAAATATGTACTTATTTTCGAGTGAAACTCTGTTCTTTTATAAATAAGAAAAAAGTTGTGAAGAATTTTTCTAGTTATTATCCATCAAATTTATAACCTTCACTTCAATTTAATCGATGCTAAAAGAAAGCAAAATATTAAAGGAAGAAGACTAAGAAAATAAGAAGCTTCAGCTGCGATGAATTGTTATTTAATTATATTTTAAGTGTTTTTCAAATTAATATTCTTTATTACTATAAAAAAATATGGTAATAACTATTAACAAAAAAATAACTTATATATGAAATATATTTGCATGTGACGTTATAAAATATGTACATATTTACATATTTCTACTTTTGATCGGTTTTGTT
This genomic interval from Brassica oleracea var. oleracea cultivar TO1000 chromosome C2, BOL, whole genome shotgun sequence contains the following:
- the LOC106327883 gene encoding glutamine synthetase cytosolic isozyme 1-2 produces the protein MSLLTDLVNLDLSDNTEKIIAEYIWVGGSGMDMRSKARTLPGPVTDPSKLPKWNYDGSSTGQAPGEDSEVILYPQAIFKDPFRRGNNILVMCDTYTPAGEPIPTNKRHAAAQIFSNPDVVAEVPWYGIEQEYTLLQKDVKWPVGWPIGGFPGPQGPYYCSVGADKSFGRDIVDAHYKACLYAGINISGINGEVMPGQWEFQVGPSVGISAADEVWIARYILERITEIAGVVVSFDPKPIPGDWNGAGAHTNYSTKSMREEGGYEIIKKAIDKLGLRHKEHISAYGEGNERRLTGHHETADINTFKWGVANRGASIRVGRDTEKEGKGYFEDRRPASNMDPYTVTSMIAETTLLWNP